One genomic window of Spiroplasma endosymbiont of Diplazon laetatorius includes the following:
- the infB gene encoding translation initiation factor IF-2, producing the protein MAKNTKTDNKNNNNNNKIQAKNKSKAHSANLKNQLKQTTETGLIDGIFVYTEPLSIADFAKKLNKGPAEIVKWFFTNGSMVTQNQILSEEQMGELCIEFGYDFKKETTVTKENIFETFNEKDDPKDLKAKPPIVTIMGHVDHGKTTLLDSIRNANVTEGEFGGITQHIGAYQATIKDNKITFIDTPGHEAFTEMRARGSEVTDIVILVVAADDGVMPQTEEAIDHAKAANVPIIVFVNKIDKPGADPSKVKMELMNYGIVAEEYGGDIPFIEGSAKAKTGLDTLLETILLISELRDLKANPNKFARGTVIEAKLDKNRGPIATILVQQGTLRMRDIVIAGGTFGTIKDLENENKAKLKEVLPGQPAVVIGLNEVPKAGDKFIVVTEEKMARDIAKAQFEKQQNEARQKNQTFTLDSIKNKIESGELKSINIILKADTQGTVEAVRNSMLKINIEGVKINVIRATVGAISVSDVTLALASDALIYGFNVRPTAQVRQKAEEDGVEIRLHNIIYKLIEEIAEAATGMLDPVFEEKSLGEAEVRQLFKHSQVGTIAGCRVMSGTIPRGSKVHILRDGIVVYTGELSSLKNKKDDVKEAKEGAECGLTIKNFNDLKENDIIEAYKVEEVK; encoded by the coding sequence ATGGCAAAAAACACAAAAACAGATAACAAAAACAATAACAACAACAATAAAATACAAGCCAAAAACAAATCCAAAGCACATAGTGCTAATTTAAAAAATCAATTAAAACAAACTACTGAAACAGGTTTAATTGATGGTATTTTTGTTTATACAGAACCATTATCAATTGCAGATTTTGCAAAAAAATTAAATAAGGGTCCTGCTGAAATCGTTAAGTGATTCTTCACAAACGGTTCAATGGTAACTCAAAATCAAATTCTTTCAGAGGAACAAATGGGAGAATTATGTATTGAGTTTGGTTATGACTTTAAAAAAGAAACTACAGTTACAAAAGAAAACATTTTTGAAACATTTAATGAAAAAGATGATCCAAAAGATTTAAAAGCAAAACCTCCTATTGTTACAATCATGGGTCACGTTGACCACGGTAAAACTACTTTATTAGACTCTATAAGAAACGCAAACGTTACTGAAGGAGAATTTGGTGGTATTACTCAACATATTGGTGCTTACCAAGCAACAATTAAAGACAACAAAATAACATTTATCGATACTCCAGGTCACGAAGCATTTACAGAAATGAGAGCTAGAGGTAGTGAAGTTACAGATATAGTTATTTTAGTTGTTGCAGCAGATGATGGGGTTATGCCTCAAACAGAAGAAGCTATTGACCATGCTAAAGCTGCAAATGTACCAATTATTGTATTTGTTAATAAAATTGATAAACCAGGAGCAGATCCAAGTAAAGTTAAAATGGAATTAATGAACTATGGAATTGTTGCAGAAGAATATGGTGGAGATATTCCATTTATTGAAGGTTCTGCAAAAGCAAAAACTGGTTTAGATACTTTATTAGAAACTATCTTATTAATATCAGAACTTAGAGATTTAAAAGCAAACCCTAACAAGTTTGCTAGAGGAACAGTTATTGAAGCTAAATTAGACAAAAATAGAGGTCCAATTGCAACAATACTTGTTCAACAAGGTACTTTAAGAATGAGAGATATTGTTATTGCTGGAGGAACATTTGGTACTATCAAAGATTTAGAAAATGAAAATAAAGCTAAATTAAAAGAAGTACTTCCAGGACAACCTGCAGTTGTTATTGGTTTAAATGAAGTTCCAAAAGCTGGAGATAAATTCATTGTTGTTACAGAAGAGAAAATGGCAAGAGATATTGCTAAAGCTCAATTTGAAAAACAACAAAATGAAGCAAGACAAAAAAATCAAACATTTACTTTAGATTCAATTAAAAATAAAATAGAATCTGGTGAATTAAAATCAATTAACATTATTTTAAAAGCAGATACACAAGGTACTGTTGAAGCTGTTAGAAACTCAATGTTAAAAATTAACATTGAAGGTGTAAAAATTAATGTTATTAGAGCTACAGTAGGAGCAATTTCAGTAAGTGATGTTACTCTTGCATTAGCATCAGATGCCTTGATATATGGATTCAATGTTAGACCAACTGCTCAAGTAAGACAAAAAGCAGAAGAAGATGGTGTTGAAATCAGACTTCACAATATTATTTATAAATTAATTGAAGAAATTGCAGAAGCTGCAACTGGTATGTTAGATCCTGTTTTTGAAGAAAAATCACTTGGAGAAGCTGAGGTAAGACAGTTATTTAAGCACTCACAAGTAGGAACTATCGCTGGATGTAGAGTTATGAGTGGAACTATTCCACGTGGTTCAAAAGTACATATCTTGCGTGATGGAATTGTTGTTTATACTGGTGAATTATCATCATTAAAAAACAAAAAAGATGACGTTAAAGAAGCAAAAGAAGGTGCTGAATGTGGACTTACAATTAAAAACTTTAATGATTTAAAAGAAAATGATATTATAGAAGCATACAAGGTAGAAGAGGTGAAATAG
- the rbfA gene encoding 30S ribosome-binding factor RbfA, whose amino-acid sequence MANDIKIERNQSTILRELNLILQREFPDCEYLNSLTIHEVRLSNDMSHAKVFYSFMDTTADQKDVQAEINENLKEIRMILASKVEMRSVPELAFEFDKALENANKIEEILKEIK is encoded by the coding sequence ATGGCAAACGATATTAAAATTGAAAGAAATCAATCAACTATTTTAAGAGAATTAAACTTAATCTTACAAAGAGAATTCCCTGATTGTGAATATTTAAACTCACTTACAATTCACGAAGTAAGACTATCAAACGACATGAGTCATGCTAAAGTATTTTATTCATTTATGGATACAACAGCTGATCAAAAAGATGTTCAAGCTGAAATAAATGAAAACTTAAAAGAAATTAGAATGATCTTAGCAAGTAAAGTTGAAATGAGAAGTGTTCCTGAATTGGCTTTCGAATTCGATAAAGCTTTAGAAAATGCTAACAAAATAGAAGAAATTCTTAAAGAAATTAAATAA
- a CDS encoding 16S rRNA (uracil(1498)-N(3))-methyltransferase — translation MHSFFLNKLNENAFEIENDDFHHIKNVIKLKEKEHIICVFDNTKYLCEITNIGEKSCFAQIVSKIGASQKNYQVNLILGIIREQKWDYVLQKATELGVDAIIPVEFKRNVVKIEIKKEENKISRWLSICESASKQSKRSSIPEVKNVIRNLSELEKYKADLNLICWEEEKNNSIKKEFKKDFKSINIVIGPEGGISSEEVSKLNGMWYINVSLGDNIMRAETVPLFLLSCLNYEKEG, via the coding sequence ATGCACAGCTTCTTTTTAAATAAATTAAATGAAAATGCCTTTGAAATTGAAAATGATGATTTTCACCATATTAAAAACGTTATTAAACTAAAAGAAAAAGAACACATTATTTGCGTTTTTGACAATACAAAGTATTTGTGTGAAATTACAAATATTGGTGAAAAATCTTGTTTTGCTCAAATAGTATCCAAAATAGGGGCTTCTCAAAAGAATTATCAAGTAAATTTGATACTTGGTATTATTAGAGAACAAAAGTGAGATTATGTCCTTCAAAAGGCCACAGAGCTTGGTGTTGATGCAATAATACCTGTTGAATTTAAAAGAAATGTTGTAAAAATTGAGATTAAAAAAGAAGAAAACAAGATTAGTAGGTGACTTTCTATTTGTGAAAGTGCATCAAAACAATCAAAAAGATCTTCAATACCTGAAGTTAAAAATGTTATTAGAAATTTAAGTGAACTTGAAAAATATAAAGCTGATTTAAATTTAATATGTTGAGAAGAGGAAAAAAATAACTCAATAAAAAAAGAGTTTAAAAAAGACTTTAAATCTATAAATATAGTTATTGGACCAGAAGGTGGTATTTCAAGTGAAGAAGTATCTAAACTAAATGGTATGTGATATATTAATGTTAGTTTAGGTGATAATATAATGAGAGCAGAAACAGTTCCTTTATTTTTATTGAGCTGTTTAAATTATGAAAAAGAGGGTTAA
- the truB gene encoding tRNA pseudouridine(55) synthase TruB: MNNKSGIFLVNKPEGITSNDLIQKIKKKFNVKKIGHAGTLDPLATGLMVVLINQATKISNYLLSSDKSYVVTMKLFVQTDSQDITGNIVEEEPYKKISKTLVKEIVDKYNGYIYDQYPPIYSAVKVNGKKLYEYARKEQEVVIEPRKVTIKECELLDFNQKLGTIKLRVRSSKGTYIRSLVSDIAKELETIATVSQLERTSSGGFMLDKSKTIEDIQEADLVSMYDSLMLNEHPLVEYHRVRDIKQGKAISLTGINYPIVFIIDDNKEVIAIYKRIAQDLYKCQRGLWEEVPLEQLTEAERNGYYD, translated from the coding sequence ATGAATAATAAGTCAGGAATATTTCTGGTAAATAAACCAGAAGGTATAACTTCAAATGATTTGATACAAAAAATCAAGAAAAAGTTTAATGTTAAAAAAATAGGTCATGCAGGAACATTAGATCCTCTTGCAACAGGGTTGATGGTAGTTTTAATAAACCAAGCAACTAAAATCTCAAATTACTTATTGAGTAGTGATAAAAGTTATGTAGTTACAATGAAATTATTTGTTCAAACTGACTCACAAGATATTACAGGAAACATAGTTGAAGAAGAACCTTATAAAAAAATATCAAAAACACTAGTTAAAGAAATAGTTGATAAATATAATGGTTATATTTATGATCAATACCCACCAATATATTCAGCTGTTAAAGTTAATGGTAAAAAATTATATGAATATGCAAGAAAAGAACAAGAAGTTGTTATAGAACCTAGAAAAGTTACAATCAAAGAATGTGAACTTTTAGATTTTAATCAAAAACTAGGAACAATAAAATTAAGAGTTAGATCAAGTAAGGGAACTTATATTAGAAGTTTAGTTTCTGATATAGCTAAAGAACTTGAAACTATAGCAACTGTATCACAACTTGAAAGAACTAGTTCTGGTGGATTTATGTTAGATAAATCAAAAACAATTGAAGATATTCAAGAAGCTGACTTGGTAAGTATGTATGATTCTTTGATGTTAAATGAACATCCACTAGTTGAATATCACAGAGTGAGAGATATAAAACAAGGTAAGGCAATTTCATTAACTGGAATAAACTATCCAATAGTATTTATAATTGATGACAACAAAGAGGTTATAGCAATTTACAAAAGAATTGCTCAAGACTTATATAAATGTCAAAGAGGATTATGAGAAGAAGTTCCTTTAGAGCAATTAACAGAAGCTGAGAGGAATGGATACTATGATTAA